In Fervidobacterium sp., a single window of DNA contains:
- the gcvPA gene encoding aminomethyl-transferring glycine dehydrogenase subunit GcvPA, whose amino-acid sequence MHRYVPHTEEEIRQMLQEIGISSVDELFTNVPKTIDGYNIPEGKDEFSVRKHIETLVKQNVYFEPENVFLGAGIYIHYIPTVVKHMASNPNFVTAYTPYQAEVSQGTLQMLFEYQTMMCELTGMEVANSSMYDGASAFAESLLMATRITGKTKMIVARTINPEYKTVAKTYTKPHGIEILEVGYDKFGRIDLEKLKELIDGETAAVATAYTNFFGVVEDLKTLRELIPSNVLFIVVAEPVSLALLEAPGKFGADIVVGEGQSLGVTPNLGGPGIGFFTTLEKHVRKMPGRLIGETKDIDGKRGYVMILQTREQHIRREKATSNICSNQAYVALINAIYISTMGPNGLREVAWRSYNNAHYLSKKLEENGFTRIFDGEFFNEFVIRVDDKYRTKWHDMVKEGILGPIPIDRVYKELGPSALVCTTEVNTRTSIERLVEVMLK is encoded by the coding sequence GTGCACAGATATGTTCCTCACACAGAAGAAGAAATTAGACAAATGCTTCAAGAAATAGGAATTAGTAGCGTAGACGAGCTCTTTACCAATGTTCCGAAGACCATAGACGGTTACAATATACCTGAAGGGAAAGATGAATTCAGTGTAAGGAAACATATAGAAACATTAGTGAAGCAAAACGTGTATTTCGAACCTGAGAACGTTTTTCTTGGTGCTGGAATATACATTCACTACATTCCTACAGTGGTTAAGCATATGGCTTCAAACCCTAATTTTGTTACCGCTTATACCCCTTATCAGGCTGAAGTTTCGCAAGGCACACTTCAGATGTTGTTTGAGTACCAAACCATGATGTGCGAACTCACTGGAATGGAAGTAGCCAACTCATCTATGTACGACGGTGCAAGTGCATTTGCTGAAAGCTTGCTTATGGCAACAAGAATAACTGGTAAAACTAAAATGATAGTAGCAAGGACAATAAACCCAGAATACAAAACTGTTGCAAAAACATATACGAAACCACATGGAATAGAAATTTTGGAGGTTGGCTACGACAAATTTGGTAGAATCGACTTGGAAAAGTTAAAAGAACTTATTGATGGTGAAACAGCAGCTGTAGCAACTGCTTATACGAATTTCTTTGGTGTTGTAGAAGATCTTAAAACTTTACGTGAGTTAATTCCATCGAACGTTCTTTTCATAGTAGTTGCAGAACCTGTTTCACTGGCACTGCTCGAAGCACCAGGAAAATTCGGTGCGGACATAGTGGTTGGCGAAGGTCAATCACTTGGTGTAACACCAAATTTGGGGGGACCTGGCATAGGATTCTTTACCACACTTGAAAAGCATGTTCGTAAGATGCCAGGTAGACTTATCGGTGAGACAAAGGATATAGATGGAAAAAGGGGTTATGTAATGATACTCCAAACAAGAGAACAGCACATAAGAAGAGAAAAAGCAACATCCAATATCTGCTCAAACCAAGCTTATGTTGCTCTTATTAACGCAATTTACATTTCTACAATGGGCCCAAATGGATTAAGAGAAGTGGCTTGGCGTTCTTACAACAATGCTCATTATCTTTCGAAAAAACTTGAGGAAAATGGTTTTACAAGGATATTTGATGGGGAATTTTTCAATGAATTTGTAATAAGAGTTGACGATAAATACAGAACAAAATGGCATGATATGGTAAAAGAAGGTATACTTGGTCCAATCCCGATAGATAGGGTTTACAAAGAACTTGGTCCAAGTGCTCTTGTTTGTACAACGGAAGTAAACACAAGGACCTCGATTGAAAGATTAGTTGAGGTGATGTTGAAATGA